The following coding sequences lie in one Lolium perenne isolate Kyuss_39 chromosome 2, Kyuss_2.0, whole genome shotgun sequence genomic window:
- the LOC127328413 gene encoding uncharacterized protein, translating into MTVSTNGIIGANQSFDTYWFRVRQAYEERKLVDPYFNKTNMNVYRGDKAMATHWGIMQTACSKWHGVQEEIDKRPISGHDLEQRLRRALDMYTDDTGLQFKFLNVYARLEKCEKWKEVRTSLSKSKTEQYNPDAPPACAAEGRPELGQKK; encoded by the exons atgaccgtgtccacgaacggcataatcggggccaatcagtcgttcgacacataCTGGTTTCGAGTGAGGCAGGCGTACGAGGAACGCAagctcgtcgatccctacttcaacaagacgaacatgaacgtgtaccggggagacaaggcgatggccacccattgggggatcatgcagacggcgtgcagcaaatggcacggcgtacaggaggagatcgacaaacggccgatcagcggccacgacttggagcaaaGG ctgcgccgagctttggacatgtacacggacgacaccggcctgcagttcaagttcctcaacgtctacgcccgcctcgagaagtgcgagaagtggaaggaagttCGCACGTCCCTCTCGAAAAGCAAGACCGAGCAGTATAACCCCGACGCTCCGCCGGCTtgcgcggcggaagggcgccctgagCTCGGCCAGAAGAAGTAG
- the LOC127332006 gene encoding serine/arginine-rich SC35-like splicing factor SCL30A isoform X1, producing MARGYSYSPSPPPRGYRGRGRARSPSPRGDRYGAQGRDIPTSLLVRNLRRDCRPDDLRRPFGQFGRLKDVYIPRDYHTQEPRGFGFVQYFDPADAADAKYYMDGQVVLGREIAVVFAQENRKKPGEMRTRESSRGHSRGRSYDRRYSPSPRARPSYRGRSYSRSPSPRYSRRRFREESYSRSPADSRSRSPTPSDGRYRRSARRERSVSVSE from the exons ATGGCAAGGGGCTACAGTTACAGTCCATCTCCGCCGCCAAGAGGCtacaggggaaggggaagggcacGCAGCCCAAGTCCACGTGGTGATCGTTATGGTGCCCAAGGTAGAGATATCCCGACCAGTCTTTTGGTCAGGAACCTTCGCCGGGACTGCAG GCCAGATGATCTTCGTAGGCCATTTGGGCAGTTTGGCCGTCTGAAAGATGTGTATATTCCAAGGGATTATCATACTCA GGAGCCGAGAGGATTTGGGTTTGTCCAGTACTTCGATCCTGCTGATGCTGCTGATGCAAAATACTATATGGATGGACAGGTTGTTCTTGGCAGAGAAATAGCAGTTGTGTTTGCCCAGGAGAACAGAAAGAAGCCTGGTGAGATGAGAACCAGAGAAAG TAGCAGAGGCCATAGCAGAGGCCGGTCTTACGATCGGCGGTACTCTCCTTCTCCGAGGGCCCGGCCATCTTACCGAGGCCGTAGCTACTCAAG GTCTCCCTCTCCTCGGTACTCAAGGCGCAGGTTCAGAGAGGAGTCTTACTCACGTTCACCCGCTGACAGCAGATCAAGGAGCCCAACGCCTTCTGATGGGCGTTACAGAAGGTCTGCGCGAAGAGAGAGGTCCGTCTCTGTTAGCGAATGA
- the LOC127332006 gene encoding serine/arginine-rich SC35-like splicing factor SCL30A isoform X2, protein MQMQLRLLLKRTEDIVTGLRDLKRMEEIESWKLRDMQMQLRLLLKRTEDIVTGLRDLQVLMKSLKSVLVLLRLTAVREPRGFGFVQYFDPADAADAKYYMDGQVVLGREIAVVFAQENRKKPGEMRTRESSRGHSRGRSYDRRYSPSPRARPSYRGRSYSRSPSPRYSRRRFREESYSRSPADSRSRSPTPSDGRYRRSARRERSVSVSE, encoded by the exons ATGCAAATGCAACTAAGATTACTATTGAAGAGAACAGAAGATATAGTTACAGGTTTAAGAGATTTGAAGAGAATGGAAGAAATAGAGAGTTGGAAATTAAGGGATATGCAAATGCAACTAAGATTACTATTGAAGAGAACGGAAGATATAGTTACAGGTTTAAGAGATTTGCAAGTCCTCATGAAGAGTTTGAAGTCTGTATTAGTACTCTTACGACTTACAGCTGTAAG GGAGCCGAGAGGATTTGGGTTTGTCCAGTACTTCGATCCTGCTGATGCTGCTGATGCAAAATACTATATGGATGGACAGGTTGTTCTTGGCAGAGAAATAGCAGTTGTGTTTGCCCAGGAGAACAGAAAGAAGCCTGGTGAGATGAGAACCAGAGAAAG TAGCAGAGGCCATAGCAGAGGCCGGTCTTACGATCGGCGGTACTCTCCTTCTCCGAGGGCCCGGCCATCTTACCGAGGCCGTAGCTACTCAAG GTCTCCCTCTCCTCGGTACTCAAGGCGCAGGTTCAGAGAGGAGTCTTACTCACGTTCACCCGCTGACAGCAGATCAAGGAGCCCAACGCCTTCTGATGGGCGTTACAGAAGGTCTGCGCGAAGAGAGAGGTCCGTCTCTGTTAGCGAATGA